The proteins below come from a single Microtus pennsylvanicus isolate mMicPen1 chromosome 13, mMicPen1.hap1, whole genome shotgun sequence genomic window:
- the Pla2g5 gene encoding phospholipase A2 group V: protein MKGLLTLAWFLVCSVPAVPGGFLELKSMIEEVTGKDPIMNYGFYGCYCGWGGKGTPKDGTDRCCWVHDRCYGELEEKGCGIRTQAYDYRVTRGQVICEYGSFCSTRLCACDRMLVYCLRRNLWSYNPYYQYYPNFLC, encoded by the exons ATGAAGGGCCTCCTCACACTGGCTTGGTTCCTGGTCTGCA GTGTGCCTGCAGTGCCCGGAGGCTTCCTAGAACTGAAGTCTATGATCGAGGAAGTGACTGGGAAGGATCCAATAATGAACTACGGCTTCTATGGCTGCTACTGTGGCTGGGGCGGCAAAGGGACCCCCAAAGATGGGACTGATCG GTGCTGTTGGGTGCATGACCGCTGCTATGGGGAACTGGAGGAGAAAGGCTGTGGCATCCGGACTCAGGCTTATGACTACAGAGTCACGCGGGGCCAGGTTATCTGCG AATACGGGTCCTTCTGTTCAACGAGGCTTTGTGCTTGTGATCGGATGCTGGTCTACTGCTTGCGGAGAAACCTCTGGAGCTACAATCCTTATTATCAGTATTACCCCAACTTCCTCTGCTAA